The bacterium genome contains the following window.
TGAAATTTGCGGCCAGTACTTAAACAAAGAGATTAAATTAATAAATCCAAAAATATTAGTCCCCTTAGGTTATTATGCAACCAAATACACCTTTAATGAATACGGCATTCCATTACCGCCCAGAATAGAGTTCCCCTTAGTTTGCAGTAAACTTTTTTTAACTGGAGACAAAAAAATATTCCCTCTGCCTCATCCTGCCGCACTTCTTTATAACCCCTCTCTTAAGGAAGAAATGACAAAAAGTTACAGAAAGATGAGTGTATTGCTTGAAGATTGTAAATGGTATCCGGCATGTCCAATGAAACGATTTTATGAAGAAGGAAAATTAGATAAAAAGTGGATAGAATTATATTGTAAAGGAGACTGGGAGAGCTGTATTCGCTATCAAATGGAAGAGAGAGGTGAATCAAATCCGGATTGGATGATTCCCGATGGAAGCATAGATGAAGGATTGCATAAATTGAAAGCTATAGGTTGATTAATATGAATTCCAAAATTTTGATTTTAATCAGTGTCCTGGCCTCAATAGGTGCAGCAAGTTTGCTATTAATTTCAAATACTTTTGTTTTTTCTGCACCTGAAACTGAAAAGCCAGGGATAACCTTAATTTCTGTTTATGATAACTATCAACTGAAACCAGAATTAAGAACTGCATGGGGTTTTTCTACCATAATAAAAACTTCTAAAGAAATAATACTGTTTGATACTGGTGGAGATTCAAAAATCTTACTTTTCAATATGCAAAAGATGGGTATTGATGCTAAATCAATTAATAAAATAGTTATTTCCCATATTCATGGAGACCATGTAGGAGGATTAGCAGATTTTTTAGAGAAGAATAATAATATTACTGTTTTCATCCCAAGTTCCTTTCCCAATTCCATTAAAGATATGATAACTAAAAAAGGAGCCATGTTTGTTGAGGTTTCCGAGCCTATAAAAATTTCTGATTTTAGTTATACCACAGGAGAGTTGGGAACTTGGATAAAAGAGCAATCTTTGATTATTGATTCAAAAAAGGGATTAATAGTTGTTACAGGATGTGCCCATCCTGGAATTGTAAATATTGTTGAGAAAGTCAAAAAATTGATGAAAAAAAATAAAGTATATTTGGTTGTGGGCGGTTTTCATCATCCTTCTATTGCTTGTGTTGAAAAATTTAGAGAAATTGGA
Protein-coding sequences here:
- a CDS encoding MBL fold metallo-hydrolase; this encodes MNSKILILISVLASIGAASLLLISNTFVFSAPETEKPGITLISVYDNYQLKPELRTAWGFSTIIKTSKEIILFDTGGDSKILLFNMQKMGIDAKSINKIVISHIHGDHVGGLADFLEKNNNITVFIPSSFPNSIKDMITKKGAMFVEVSEPIKISDFSYTTGELGTWIKEQSLIIDSKKGLIVVTGCAHPGIVNIVEKVKKLMKKNKVYLVVGGFHHPSIACVEKFREIGVEKVAPSHCTGDLVREAFAKQYKENFIEYGVGKTIKIK
- a CDS encoding uracil-DNA glycosylase — encoded protein: MKIDELNKKIKKCNKCRLSETRINALCGEGNLNTKLMLIAQAPGEKEDKEGKMFIGPSGKVLDELLRLADISRKKIYMTNLLKCMLPKCRKPKQDEIEICGQYLNKEIKLINPKILVPLGYYATKYTFNEYGIPLPPRIEFPLVCSKLFLTGDKKIFPLPHPAALLYNPSLKEEMTKSYRKMSVLLEDCKWYPACPMKRFYEEGKLDKKWIELYCKGDWESCIRYQMEERGESNPDWMIPDGSIDEGLHKLKAIG